From the Ignavibacteria bacterium genome, the window GAACAGCCTTAGCATCGCGAAGAATCCAATGAAGCTCAAGCGTTTTCTCAGATCTCGTGCCCGCCATGACACATCCTTTCATCGGTAACTGCCGATGCCACGATGAAACGAGCTCAACAGAATCCCATGGTGCGGATGGATTGCTTCGCGTGAATCCGCGAGCTGGAGCGTTGGCAATTCCCGGTTGCTCTTCGTAGATCACCACGCTATCGTGGTATGCCACTGACGCTTGAGTCCATCGAGATATGCGGATAGTATCGAACGTCCCTCCACCACCCTGTGCTTGGCACATGGTGCCACAAGCAATGAACATGCACGTCATTAGAACAGCGCGCATTCGTATGATTTGGCAAGTAGATGTATACGTCATGCTATGATTTGCTTCGGTATCGTAGAACCCCAAAACCCCAGCCGAACCCGATGCCGGATTATTGCATTTCCCGTGTTTTGTAAAACTACCCTACGGAACGAGCTCGACAGCGCTTTTGAATCAGAGCCACTACTGGGAACCCAGCGTTATTGCAGTAATTTTGTGGCCTCCAGCAACTATGAATACCCACAAGCCACCTACTTCCATGCGCATCGAACGTGATACCATGGGTGAGATCGAGGTTCCCTCGACCGCCTATTACGGAGCTCAAACCGCCCGCTCACTCATCCACTTTGCTATCGGCGAAGAACGTATGCCTCGTCAAGTGGTCCAGGGTATGGCCATCCTGAAGAAGGCCGCGGCGATGGTAAATGCCGACCTAGGCGTCCTCGATGCTGCAAAACGTGATCTGATCGTGCGGGCATGTGATGAGGTGATCGAGGGCAAACTCTTCGACCATTTCCCGTTGAGTGTATGGCAGACGGGTTCGGGCACCCAAACCAATATGAACGTCAATGAGGTCATCGCTAACCGTGCTATCGAAATGGCAGGGGGCGAGATGGGCTCCAAAAAGCCGGTGCACCCAAACGATGACGTGAACAAGTCTCAAAGCTCCAACGATACGTTCCCAACGGCAATGCACATCGCAGCAGGCATAGCTGTTACGTCGCAGCTTCTTCCGGCAGTGCGGGCATTGCGCGATACGCTCGACGCAAAAGCAACGGAGTTTGCTCCGCTTATCAAGAGTGGTCGCACACACCTGATGGATGCTACACCGATCACGCTTGGTCAGGAATTCTCGGGATATGTGCAGGCACTTACGAATAACATCTCGCGTATTGAGATGGCCTTGGGTGGCGTCTATGAACTTGCCCTGGGCGGAACGGCTGTGGGGACCGGACTCAATACTCATCCGGAGTTCGCTGTTCGCTCGGCGGCTCAGATCGCTTCTCTTACCGGACTCCCCTTTGTAACGGCGCCGAACAAATTCGAAGCATTGGCCGCCCATGATGCCTTGGTCTTCCTACATGGAGCTCTGAAGACGCTTGCTGCAACGTGTATGAAGATCGCCAATGATATCCGCTGGATGTCGTCCGGACCTCGCTGCGGACTTGGCGAGATCTCCATCCCGGAAAACGAACCGGGGTCGTCGATCATGCCGGGTAAGGTAAACCCAACACAGAGTGAAGCCATGACGATGGTTGCCGCACAGGTGATGGGCAACGACGTAGCCGTCAATATCGGTGGCGCCTCGGGGAACTTTGAGCTCAACGTGTTCAAGCCCGTCATCATCTACAATGTCCTGCAAAGCGTGCGACTCCTAGCCGATACCTGCACGATGTTCAATGAACACTGTGCTTCGGGTATCACGCCGAATGTTGACCGCTTGGCCTACTACAATCAGAACACGCTGATGTTGGTGACGGCGCTGAATACCCACATTGGCTATGATAATGCGGCCAAGATCGCCAAGACGGCTCATAAGAATGGAACCACGCTCAAGGAAGAGGCCCTGAAACTCGGACTGCTCACGGAAGAACAGTTCGATCAGTGGGTCCGTCCGGAGGATATGCTCGGGCCGAGTGTGTAGGTTGTGGTAACGAAATCCCCGGTTTGAGAGTCCTTCCGCTTTCCTCACCACATCCAGGCTCACCATGATCCGCTCGCTGCTTGTGATCATTGCTGTAGTTGCACTTGTTGTTGACGGTGCAGCACAACGTACCCTAACGGTATTCCAACGATCGGCGCCAAAGGGTGAACAGGTACTCCAGCAGGGGGCTGTACGGGTGAATGAGGCCGCGGTTCGTTCGCTTGTACGCAGCGGTGAGAGAGCCGTGAAGATGTCGCTGCCCATGCCGGATGGAGCGGACGTGACATTGTCGCTCGTGCGGACGCACATCGTTGCACCCGGCGCTCGTCAGACGGTGATGACCGATAATGGACCGGTGCACTCGGCGCTTGGTGATGGCCTTGCATGGTACC encodes:
- the fumC gene encoding class II fumarate hydratase, with protein sequence MRIERDTMGEIEVPSTAYYGAQTARSLIHFAIGEERMPRQVVQGMAILKKAAAMVNADLGVLDAAKRDLIVRACDEVIEGKLFDHFPLSVWQTGSGTQTNMNVNEVIANRAIEMAGGEMGSKKPVHPNDDVNKSQSSNDTFPTAMHIAAGIAVTSQLLPAVRALRDTLDAKATEFAPLIKSGRTHLMDATPITLGQEFSGYVQALTNNISRIEMALGGVYELALGGTAVGTGLNTHPEFAVRSAAQIASLTGLPFVTAPNKFEALAAHDALVFLHGALKTLAATCMKIANDIRWMSSGPRCGLGEISIPENEPGSSIMPGKVNPTQSEAMTMVAAQVMGNDVAVNIGGASGNFELNVFKPVIIYNVLQSVRLLADTCTMFNEHCASGITPNVDRLAYYNQNTLMLVTALNTHIGYDNAAKIAKTAHKNGTTLKEEALKLGLLTEEQFDQWVRPEDMLGPSV